A window of Streptomyces gilvosporeus contains these coding sequences:
- a CDS encoding ABC transporter substrate-binding protein — translation MSARSPRRRRTGRALWPVSVALALALSATGCYRGAGDVGNSGRHSINVLMVNNPQMVDLEKLTAEHFTKETGITVHFTVLPEDDLRDKMSQDLSSQAGQYDVAGLSNYETPIYARNGWLANLGARAAKDPAFDQGDILAPVRTSLTAADGKIYAEPFYGESSFLMYRKDLLKAAGLTMPAHPTWHQVAVLAAELDGFRKGMRGICLRGQPGWGQMIAPLTTVVNTFGGTWFTKNWRARVDAPQFTEATRFYVDLVRKHGEAGAPQAGYTECLNDMQQGKVAMWYDATAGAGSLEGKDSRVAGKIGYAPAPVEKTRNSGWLYTWAWGVQKASTHQDDAWKFIRWASGKGYERLVGRELGWSRVPGGKRASLYRDPQFIKASGAFGAATERAITTARPDAPGLQPRPAPGIQFVGIPEFSDLGTKVSQEISSAIAGKQSVRAALAKSQRLAQEVARAYAGR, via the coding sequence GTGAGCGCGCGATCCCCCCGGCGCCGCCGTACGGGCCGCGCCCTGTGGCCGGTCTCGGTCGCCCTGGCCCTGGCGCTGTCCGCCACCGGCTGCTACCGCGGCGCCGGTGACGTGGGCAACAGCGGCCGTCACTCGATCAATGTGCTGATGGTCAACAACCCGCAGATGGTGGATCTGGAGAAGCTCACCGCCGAGCACTTCACCAAGGAGACCGGCATCACCGTGCACTTCACCGTGCTGCCGGAGGACGATCTGCGCGACAAGATGAGCCAGGACCTCTCCAGCCAGGCCGGACAGTACGACGTCGCCGGCCTCAGCAACTACGAGACGCCGATCTACGCCCGTAACGGCTGGCTGGCGAATCTGGGGGCGCGGGCGGCCAAGGACCCGGCCTTCGACCAGGGCGACATCCTCGCCCCGGTCCGTACGTCGCTGACCGCCGCGGACGGGAAGATCTACGCGGAGCCGTTCTACGGCGAGTCGTCGTTCCTGATGTACCGCAAGGACCTCCTCAAGGCCGCCGGGCTGACCATGCCCGCCCACCCCACCTGGCACCAAGTCGCCGTGCTGGCAGCCGAGTTGGACGGATTCCGTAAGGGTATGAGGGGGATCTGCCTGCGCGGCCAGCCCGGCTGGGGGCAGATGATCGCCCCGCTGACCACCGTCGTGAACACCTTCGGCGGCACCTGGTTCACCAAGAACTGGCGAGCCCGCGTCGATGCCCCGCAGTTCACCGAGGCCACCCGGTTCTACGTCGATCTGGTGCGCAAGCACGGCGAGGCGGGCGCCCCGCAGGCCGGCTACACCGAATGCCTCAACGACATGCAGCAGGGCAAGGTCGCCATGTGGTACGACGCGACCGCCGGCGCCGGCTCCCTGGAGGGCAAGGATTCCCGCGTCGCCGGGAAGATCGGCTACGCACCCGCCCCGGTCGAGAAGACCCGCAACTCCGGCTGGCTCTACACCTGGGCCTGGGGCGTGCAGAAGGCCAGTACGCACCAGGACGACGCCTGGAAGTTCATCCGCTGGGCCTCCGGCAAGGGCTACGAGCGGCTGGTGGGCCGGGAGCTGGGCTGGTCCCGCGTGCCCGGCGGCAAACGCGCCTCGCTCTACCGCGACCCGCAGTTCATCAAGGCATCCGGGGCCTTCGGCGCCGCGACCGAACGCGCCATCACCACCGCCCGGCCCGACGCCCCCGGCCTCCAGCCGCGCCCGGCCCCCGGTATCCAGTTCGTCGGCATCCCCGAATTCTCCGATCTGGGGACCAAGGTCTCCCAGGAGATCAGCTCGGCCATCGCCGGAAAGCAGAGCGTGCGCGCGGCCCTCGCCAAGAGCCAGCGACTGGCGCAGGAGGTGGCCCGTGCCTACGCAGGCCGCTGA
- a CDS encoding DeoR/GlpR family DNA-binding transcription regulator yields the protein MRASRGSEAEVEERRQAVLRHVAQEGEIRIAELAARMRVSVMTMHRDLDNLHERQLLRKGRGVATAFSNVAMESALRFRENSHMELKTAIADALAEEVSPGDTVLIDCGSTLFPLARRLATVDGIRVITNSLRITYLLAASPAEVTLLGDRYYEDFESCAGPQSRRQLQDIRATVAFVTATSVREGRLYHPVREYAETKQAYLQAADRAVLAVDHSKFGRTATYPYGDVGGYDLLVTDADTPESELRPVRDLGVEIRTVEVRTDDSPG from the coding sequence ATGAGAGCGAGCCGCGGCTCCGAGGCCGAGGTGGAGGAGCGCCGCCAGGCGGTGCTGCGCCATGTCGCCCAGGAAGGCGAGATCCGCATCGCCGAGCTCGCCGCGCGGATGCGGGTCAGCGTGATGACCATGCACCGCGACCTGGACAACCTTCACGAGCGCCAGCTGCTGCGCAAGGGCCGCGGGGTGGCCACCGCCTTCTCCAACGTCGCCATGGAGAGCGCGCTGCGCTTCCGCGAGAACTCCCATATGGAGCTGAAGACCGCCATCGCGGACGCGCTCGCCGAGGAGGTCTCCCCCGGCGACACGGTGCTGATCGACTGCGGCTCCACGCTCTTCCCGCTCGCCCGACGGCTCGCCACCGTCGACGGGATCCGGGTGATCACCAACTCGCTGCGCATCACCTACCTGCTGGCGGCCTCGCCGGCCGAGGTGACGCTGCTGGGCGACCGCTACTACGAGGACTTCGAGTCCTGCGCCGGGCCGCAGTCCCGCCGCCAGCTCCAGGACATCCGCGCCACCGTCGCCTTCGTCACCGCCACGTCGGTCCGCGAGGGCCGGCTCTACCACCCGGTGCGCGAGTACGCGGAGACCAAACAGGCGTATCTCCAGGCCGCGGACCGCGCCGTACTGGCCGTCGACCACAGCAAGTTCGGCCGTACCGCCACCTATCCGTACGGCGATGTGGGCGGCTACGACCTGCTGGTCACCGACGCCGACACCCCCGAGAGCGAACTGCGGCCCGTCCGCGACCTCGGCGTCGAGATCCGCACCGTCGAGGTGCGCACCGACGACTCCCCCGGCTGA
- a CDS encoding sugar-binding transcriptional regulator: MRTHHTGPEYLVQTAAMARRFYLEGKSKMEIAEEFGISRFKVARTLETALRDGLIRLEIRLPPELDADLSDALRTRFGLRHSIVIDSQQEVPDDTVQATRRLGAVAADLLAEIVTENDVLGLVWGPEIEALGLGLTTLARCTVVQLCGATPLRPVNRTAVEAVRRAATISRGVVHPIYAPLLLPDAEAARMLRAQPGVVDAINCFGQVTKAVVTVGGWGPGLSTIYDALGDTEREDYRRRGVCAEVVGQLLDAEGRVVVPELTERVIAISFDELRKVPDVILLADGVERAVAASAAVKTGLFHGIVTDAGVAASLL; the protein is encoded by the coding sequence ATGCGCACCCACCACACCGGCCCCGAATACCTGGTGCAGACGGCCGCCATGGCCCGGCGGTTCTACCTCGAGGGCAAATCCAAGATGGAGATCGCCGAGGAGTTCGGCATCAGCCGGTTCAAAGTGGCCCGCACCCTGGAGACCGCCCTGCGCGACGGCCTGATACGGCTGGAGATCAGGCTGCCGCCCGAACTCGACGCCGACCTCTCCGACGCCCTGCGCACCCGCTTCGGCCTGCGGCACTCGATCGTCATCGACTCGCAGCAGGAGGTCCCGGACGACACGGTGCAGGCCACCCGCCGCCTCGGCGCCGTCGCCGCCGACCTGCTCGCCGAGATCGTCACCGAGAACGATGTCCTCGGCCTCGTCTGGGGCCCCGAGATCGAGGCCCTGGGGCTCGGGCTGACCACACTCGCCCGCTGCACGGTCGTCCAGCTGTGCGGGGCGACCCCGCTGCGCCCCGTGAACAGGACCGCCGTGGAAGCGGTACGCCGCGCCGCCACCATTTCCCGAGGAGTCGTCCACCCCATCTACGCCCCGCTCCTGCTGCCCGACGCCGAGGCGGCCCGGATGCTGCGCGCGCAGCCCGGCGTGGTCGATGCGATCAACTGCTTCGGCCAGGTGACCAAGGCCGTCGTCACCGTCGGCGGTTGGGGGCCCGGGCTCTCCACCATCTACGACGCACTCGGCGACACCGAACGGGAGGACTACCGGCGCCGGGGCGTCTGCGCCGAAGTCGTCGGCCAACTGCTCGATGCGGAGGGCCGGGTCGTCGTCCCCGAACTCACCGAACGGGTCATCGCCATCAGCTTCGACGAGCTGCGCAAGGTGCCCGACGTCATCCTCCTGGCCGACGGTGTGGAACGGGCGGTCGCCGCCTCCGCGGCGGTGAAAACCGGCCTCTTCCACGGCATCGTCACGGACGCCGGGGTGGCTGCGAGCCTGCTGTGA
- a CDS encoding DUF1259 domain-containing protein: MISAHRQQDAAQEGTPRRRLLTAAALAPVLAAAPAPARALSVREPEASSAAPASPVQTSLADWSGVAQALGRQGDMKQNMMYHTAFPRYDLRVVSRGTVVQPGLALGTNVSFVRYPDGSLMMGDIVVSESELQGFSDALHANEISQTAIHKHLLSQSPDIWWIHIHAHGDDPDTLARGLRASLDRTNTPSEPTTPQQQSIDLDTAGIDAALGTKGTVDHGIYRSIFIRRETITDGTWALPPGLGSTSAFNFQPLGGGRAAISGDCAMVAGEVQNVLGALRQAGAQLVELHNHGLTDEPRLFFTHYWAEGDAVTLAHALRPAVAATNVVAAG, from the coding sequence ATGATTTCCGCACATCGACAGCAGGACGCCGCGCAGGAGGGTACGCCCCGGCGGCGGCTCCTGACCGCGGCCGCGCTGGCCCCCGTGCTGGCCGCGGCGCCGGCCCCCGCCCGCGCCCTGTCCGTCCGGGAGCCCGAGGCGAGCAGCGCCGCGCCGGCCTCGCCGGTGCAGACGAGCCTGGCCGACTGGTCGGGCGTCGCCCAAGCCCTCGGCCGGCAGGGCGATATGAAGCAGAACATGATGTATCACACCGCCTTCCCGCGCTATGACCTGCGCGTGGTCTCCCGCGGCACCGTCGTCCAGCCCGGCCTCGCCCTGGGCACGAACGTGTCCTTCGTGCGGTACCCCGACGGCTCGCTGATGATGGGCGACATCGTGGTGTCCGAGTCCGAACTGCAAGGGTTCTCCGATGCCTTGCACGCGAACGAGATCTCCCAGACCGCCATCCACAAGCATCTGCTCTCCCAGAGCCCGGACATCTGGTGGATCCACATCCACGCGCACGGCGACGACCCGGACACCCTGGCCCGGGGGCTGCGCGCCTCGCTCGACCGCACCAACACGCCGTCGGAGCCCACCACGCCGCAGCAGCAGTCCATCGACCTGGACACGGCGGGGATCGATGCCGCGCTGGGCACCAAGGGCACCGTCGACCACGGGATCTACCGGAGCATCTTCATCCGCCGCGAGACCATCACCGACGGCACCTGGGCGCTGCCCCCTGGCCTGGGCTCGACCTCCGCGTTCAACTTCCAGCCGCTGGGCGGCGGCCGGGCGGCGATCAGCGGCGACTGCGCGATGGTCGCCGGCGAGGTCCAGAACGTCCTGGGCGCCCTCCGTCAGGCCGGGGCCCAGCTCGTCGAGCTGCACAACCACGGCCTGACGGACGAACCCCGGCTGTTCTTCACCCACTACTGGGCCGAGGGCGACGCCGTGACGCTCGCCCATGCCCTGCGTCCGGCGGTGGCCGCCACCAATGTGGTGGCGGCCGGCTGA
- a CDS encoding zinc-dependent alcohol dehydrogenase family protein gives MRAVVIHTPGHYEVTTVDDPTPGPGEVIVAPAAVGICGTDVHIVQGEFAPTPYPIIPGHEFTGEVVALGAGVTNLRTGEQVAVDPSLFCGACHYCAIGRGNLCEKWGAIGDTVDGAMAEYVKVPAANCYRLPESVDVAQGTLIEPLSCAVRGFDVLPRRLGDHYLIYGAGTMGLMMLQLAKAAGAASLSVVDINKDRLAIAQQLGADATAASAADLNRPQGWETVIDCTGVIPVIEDGLTRVRRGGTFQQFGVAPSAAKASFSPFHVYNDEITIVGSMAVLHSFGRAVDLMAKGVIDADTMLTHSFGLADFGSALQTFKDGSGRKIQIRPQS, from the coding sequence ATGCGCGCTGTCGTCATCCACACCCCCGGGCACTACGAGGTCACCACCGTCGACGACCCCACCCCGGGCCCCGGCGAGGTCATCGTCGCGCCCGCCGCGGTGGGCATCTGCGGCACCGATGTGCACATCGTCCAGGGGGAGTTCGCGCCCACCCCGTACCCGATCATTCCCGGCCACGAGTTCACCGGCGAGGTCGTCGCGCTGGGCGCCGGGGTCACCAACCTGCGCACCGGCGAGCAGGTCGCCGTCGACCCGTCGCTCTTCTGCGGCGCCTGCCATTACTGCGCGATCGGGCGCGGCAACCTGTGCGAGAAGTGGGGCGCGATCGGCGACACCGTGGACGGCGCGATGGCCGAGTACGTCAAGGTGCCGGCCGCCAACTGCTACCGGCTGCCCGAGAGCGTCGACGTCGCGCAGGGCACCCTGATCGAGCCGCTGTCGTGCGCGGTGCGCGGCTTCGACGTGCTGCCGCGCCGCCTCGGGGACCACTACCTCATCTACGGGGCGGGCACCATGGGCCTGATGATGCTTCAGCTCGCCAAGGCCGCCGGCGCGGCCTCCCTCTCCGTCGTCGACATCAACAAGGACCGGCTGGCGATCGCCCAGCAGCTGGGCGCGGACGCCACCGCGGCGAGTGCGGCGGATCTGAACCGGCCGCAGGGCTGGGAGACCGTCATCGACTGCACCGGCGTCATCCCCGTCATCGAGGACGGCCTGACCAGGGTGCGCCGCGGCGGCACGTTCCAGCAGTTCGGCGTCGCGCCGTCCGCCGCCAAGGCGTCCTTCTCGCCGTTCCACGTGTACAACGACGAGATCACCATCGTCGGGTCGATGGCCGTACTGCACAGCTTCGGGCGCGCCGTGGACCTGATGGCGAAGGGGGTCATCGACGCGGACACGATGCTCACGCACAGCTTCGGACTGGCGGACTTCGGCTCCGCCCTCCAGACGTTCAAGGACGGCTCCGGCCGCAAGATCCAGATCCGTCCGCAGAGCTGA
- a CDS encoding CocE/NonD family hydrolase, producing the protein MAQSPRTPGRYRGRSGLRATTPALLTAFALCGALLATPAAAASHPGPAAATASAAHTAPSFRRVDIRMKDGVVLKAHVFTPAPGTPGADRKGRYPLVVQPASWGQNDLEYVAQGKQLAAEGYIAVTYTVRGFWQSGGQVDVAGPKDVKDVSRVIDWSLAHTPADPRRIGMVGLSLGGGLTLMGAAFDPRIKAVASLSGWADLADSLYSGQTRHLQAAALLTAIETPTGRKSPEFARMLADLFADRDLPKVVAWAQTRSPARYVDRINAHGTAVFLANAWGDSIFNPSQMTAFYQRLTGPKRLELRPGDHATQEMTSLLGLHNATWTSARRFLDSHLKNSGGRDDASQAVRLQVRHNGATERYPTWRAISSRTEHLRLGDPGAPGDGQLGATARPGWHKPVDGGTDSGADGGIAELSGTLDQLAGLPPLVFLPLLPQRSAAVWQSAPYAATHPIRGAARLHTTVTATAPRGTAFAYLYDVNALGVGKLISHAPQSWSGKRPGQAFPLDVSLFTTAYDVPAGHRLALVLDTKDPLYGGSTPKGSTVSFGSTAADPSELELPLR; encoded by the coding sequence ATGGCGCAATCCCCCCGTACCCCCGGCCGATACCGCGGCCGGTCGGGGCTCAGGGCGACAACTCCCGCATTACTCACGGCATTTGCCCTCTGCGGCGCCCTCCTTGCCACCCCCGCGGCAGCGGCCTCCCACCCCGGCCCCGCGGCCGCCACCGCCTCGGCCGCGCACACCGCCCCGTCCTTCCGCCGGGTCGACATCCGCATGAAGGACGGCGTCGTCCTCAAGGCCCATGTGTTCACCCCCGCTCCCGGCACCCCCGGCGCCGACCGCAAGGGCCGCTACCCCCTGGTCGTCCAGCCCGCCAGCTGGGGCCAGAACGACCTGGAATACGTCGCCCAGGGCAAACAGCTGGCCGCCGAGGGGTATATCGCCGTCACCTACACCGTGCGCGGCTTCTGGCAATCGGGGGGCCAGGTCGATGTCGCCGGGCCCAAGGACGTCAAGGACGTGTCGAGGGTCATCGACTGGTCGCTCGCCCACACGCCGGCCGACCCCCGACGCATCGGCATGGTGGGCCTCTCCCTGGGCGGCGGACTGACGCTGATGGGCGCCGCCTTCGACCCGCGGATCAAGGCGGTCGCCTCCCTGAGCGGCTGGGCGGACCTGGCCGACTCGCTCTACAGCGGCCAGACCCGGCACCTCCAGGCCGCCGCCCTGCTCACCGCGATCGAGACCCCCACCGGCCGTAAGAGCCCGGAATTCGCGCGCATGCTGGCCGACCTCTTCGCCGACCGCGATCTCCCCAAGGTCGTCGCCTGGGCGCAGACCCGCTCCCCGGCCCGCTACGTGGACCGGATCAACGCCCATGGCACCGCCGTCTTCCTGGCCAACGCCTGGGGCGACAGCATCTTCAACCCCAGCCAGATGACCGCCTTCTACCAGCGGCTGACCGGCCCCAAGCGCCTCGAACTGCGCCCCGGCGACCACGCCACCCAGGAAATGACCAGCCTGCTGGGCCTGCACAACGCCACCTGGACGAGCGCCCGGCGCTTCCTCGACAGCCACCTCAAGAACTCCGGCGGCCGCGACGACGCCTCCCAGGCGGTCCGGCTCCAGGTCCGGCACAACGGCGCGACCGAGCGCTACCCCACCTGGCGCGCCATCAGCTCCCGCACCGAACATCTGCGGCTGGGCGACCCGGGCGCTCCCGGCGACGGACAACTCGGCGCCACGGCCCGGCCGGGCTGGCACAAGCCCGTCGACGGCGGCACGGACTCCGGAGCGGACGGCGGCATCGCCGAACTGTCCGGCACGCTCGACCAGCTCGCCGGTCTGCCGCCCCTGGTCTTCCTCCCGCTGCTGCCGCAGCGCTCCGCCGCCGTATGGCAGTCGGCCCCCTACGCGGCCACCCACCCCATCCGCGGCGCCGCACGCCTGCACACCACGGTCACGGCCACCGCGCCCCGGGGAACGGCCTTCGCCTACCTCTACGACGTCAACGCCCTCGGGGTGGGCAAGCTGATCTCGCACGCCCCGCAGAGCTGGTCCGGCAAGCGGCCCGGGCAGGCGTTCCCGCTCGATGTCTCCCTCTTCACCACCGCCTACGACGTGCCCGCCGGGCACCGGCTGGCGCTGGTCCTGGACACCAAGGACCCGCTGTACGGCGGCAGTACGCCGAAGGGCAGCACCGTCTCGTTCGGCTCGACCGCGGCCGACCCGTCCGAGCTGGAGCTGCCCCTGCGCTGA
- the xylB gene encoding xylulokinase — MPTVAGVDSSTQSCKVVVCDADTGEVLHRGRATHPEGTEVAPEAWWRALLEAGNGLLEHVDAVAVAGQQHGLVALDAAGSPVREALLWNDTRSAQAAADLVDELGGPEKWAEAVGTVPVAAITVAKLRWLAEHEPHHADRTDRVLLPHDWLTWQLCGGPGTGAEPVTDRGDASGTGYWSPAEGAYRRDLLALAFGGRTPELPRVLGPAEAAGRTPYGALVAAGTGDNMGAALGLGIQPGDVVISLGTSGTAFALAEHPVGDPAGAVAGFADATGRYLPLVCTLNAARVLSSTARMLGIALDDLGPLARAADSGAGGLVLLPYLGGERTPNLPEAAGSLMGMRKANMHPPNFARAAVEGMLCNMADALDRLRAQDVEARRVLIIGGAAKAPVVGEIAAEIFGTPVTVPEPEEYVALGAARQAAWALAGTPEPPHWPLAAARQIPAPADGAAGRRIREAYAHARSMVYG, encoded by the coding sequence ATGCCCACAGTTGCCGGGGTGGATTCCTCCACCCAGTCCTGCAAGGTCGTCGTCTGCGACGCCGACACCGGGGAAGTACTGCACCGGGGCCGCGCCACCCATCCCGAGGGCACCGAGGTCGCCCCCGAAGCCTGGTGGCGGGCGCTCCTCGAAGCGGGCAACGGCCTGCTGGAACACGTCGACGCCGTCGCGGTCGCGGGGCAGCAGCACGGCCTGGTCGCACTGGACGCGGCCGGATCGCCGGTGCGCGAGGCGCTGCTGTGGAACGACACCCGCTCGGCGCAGGCGGCGGCGGATCTGGTCGACGAACTCGGCGGACCGGAGAAGTGGGCCGAGGCGGTCGGCACCGTACCGGTGGCGGCCATCACCGTCGCCAAGCTGCGCTGGCTGGCCGAGCACGAGCCGCACCATGCGGACCGTACGGACCGGGTGCTGCTGCCGCACGACTGGCTGACCTGGCAGCTGTGCGGCGGCCCCGGTACGGGCGCGGAACCGGTCACCGACCGGGGCGACGCCTCGGGCACCGGCTACTGGTCCCCGGCCGAGGGCGCCTACCGCCGCGATCTGCTCGCCCTCGCCTTCGGCGGCCGCACCCCCGAACTGCCGCGGGTGCTCGGCCCCGCCGAGGCGGCCGGCCGCACCCCGTACGGAGCCCTGGTGGCGGCCGGGACCGGCGACAACATGGGCGCGGCCCTGGGGCTGGGCATCCAGCCGGGCGATGTCGTCATCTCGCTGGGCACCAGCGGTACCGCCTTCGCCCTCGCCGAGCATCCGGTGGGCGATCCCGCCGGCGCCGTCGCCGGGTTCGCCGACGCCACCGGCCGCTATCTGCCCCTGGTCTGCACCCTCAACGCCGCGCGGGTTCTCAGCTCCACCGCCCGCATGCTCGGCATCGCCCTCGACGACCTCGGCCCGCTCGCCCGCGCGGCCGACTCCGGCGCCGGCGGCCTGGTCCTGCTCCCCTACCTGGGCGGCGAGCGCACCCCCAATCTCCCGGAGGCCGCGGGCAGTCTGATGGGCATGCGCAAGGCGAACATGCACCCGCCGAACTTCGCCCGCGCGGCCGTCGAGGGCATGCTGTGCAATATGGCCGACGCCCTCGACCGGCTGCGGGCCCAGGACGTCGAGGCGCGCCGCGTGCTGATCATCGGCGGTGCGGCCAAGGCTCCCGTGGTCGGCGAGATCGCCGCCGAGATCTTCGGCACCCCGGTCACCGTCCCCGAACCCGAGGAGTACGTGGCCCTGGGCGCGGCCCGGCAGGCCGCCTGGGCCCTGGCGGGGACGCCCGAACCGCCGCACTGGCCGCTGGCCGCGGCCCGGCAGATCCCCGCACCGGCCGACGGCGCCGCCGGCCGCCGCATCCGGGAGGCGTATGCCCACGCCCGGTCGATGGTGTACGGCTGA
- a CDS encoding acyltransferase domain-containing protein, with translation MRNSFVASEKDHDASPRRIVHVFPGQGDFAVSPLVRAIRTHAAVRKSVAEVFRETEDVGRQFGIAPLAGALLGDSPPSGRDLAAARVGTPQLALFCSSVAVHRALSAIGLAPDVVLGVSFGEIAALTAAGVFEVAEGARIACLLARQLVGCAGGMTLVGAAEWRTRALLREANAPDLAAACINDPGETLVSGPLGALAAMEERARRQGIAVSRLRLPFSTHHPSLTGPADAFEASIRPLTARPARVPVFSAVHGGRYRPGDDVHRGLANCLIRPVRLPEVLHQVATGGGVLILEAGTGCALTRNVRHTLPPAAAGAHAPLADPRFPWPDAHAPAAPSPNGPLSALWSRRNDHAPATPR, from the coding sequence ATGCGCAATTCCTTCGTCGCATCCGAGAAGGATCACGATGCGTCGCCGCGCCGGATCGTCCATGTCTTTCCGGGGCAGGGCGACTTTGCCGTCAGCCCGCTCGTACGGGCGATCCGTACGCATGCCGCGGTGCGGAAATCCGTCGCCGAGGTATTCCGGGAAACGGAAGACGTGGGCCGCCAATTCGGCATCGCGCCCTTGGCCGGGGCGCTGCTGGGCGACTCCCCGCCCAGTGGCCGCGATCTGGCCGCCGCCCGGGTGGGCACGCCCCAACTCGCGCTGTTCTGCTCCTCGGTGGCGGTGCACCGCGCCCTGTCCGCGATCGGGCTGGCGCCCGATGTCGTGCTCGGGGTGAGTTTCGGGGAGATCGCCGCGCTCACCGCGGCGGGGGTGTTCGAGGTGGCGGAAGGGGCCCGTATCGCCTGTCTGCTGGCCCGTCAGCTGGTGGGCTGTGCGGGCGGGATGACGCTGGTGGGCGCGGCCGAGTGGCGTACCCGCGCCCTGCTGCGCGAGGCGAACGCCCCGGACCTGGCGGCGGCCTGCATCAACGATCCCGGTGAGACCCTGGTGAGCGGCCCGCTGGGGGCGCTGGCGGCCATGGAGGAACGGGCCCGGCGGCAGGGGATCGCGGTGTCCCGGTTGCGGCTTCCGTTCTCCACCCACCACCCCTCGCTCACCGGTCCCGCCGACGCGTTCGAGGCCTCGATCCGCCCCCTGACCGCCCGGCCCGCCCGGGTCCCCGTCTTCTCCGCCGTCCACGGGGGCCGCTACCGGCCCGGCGACGACGTCCACCGCGGGCTGGCGAACTGCCTGATCCGTCCCGTGCGGCTGCCCGAGGTGCTGCACCAAGTGGCCACCGGTGGCGGCGTGTTGATCCTCGAAGCGGGCACCGGCTGCGCGCTGACCCGCAATGTGCGGCACACCCTGCCGCCCGCCGCGGCCGGCGCCCATGCCCCGCTCGCCGACCCCCGCTTCCCCTGGCCGGACGCCCACGCCCCGGCCGCCCCGTCGCCCAACGGCCCCCTCTCCGCCCTCTGGAGCCGCCGCAATGACCACGCACCTGCCACCCCGCGGTGA
- a CDS encoding MFS transporter, translating to MLRTSQERDPSLPRPAVLGIPRALIWGYFGVLLFMIGDGVETSYLPTYLKTDLGFAEASVGIIFTVYGVTAAIGAFLAGGLCDLWGPRRVMMTGAACWAVCHALLLAVAIPTHAYWLILLTYGLRGFGYPLFAYGFMVWIMAGAPERQLGKALGWFWFCFTMGYPVIGSVLVSLLKPTIGFYRTLWVSLAMIVAGALVVLFLLRERTGFQGLSKSRERVSLPRTFLGCFTVMFTEPRVGMGAVVRLINTTSQFGVWVFIPLFLIDRIGFSAQEWASLLIVMMVSNLACVVLFGALGDRWSRRKTVAWLGGVVSAVACLALYYVPEAAGHDYPLVALAAGALGVGMAGYVPLPPLMTAQDPQRKGQIMSAYTLGAGASMAFGPLLGTVFTGVIGIGGVMWIYAALHLLSTVLVLLMKTPEARPAAVAAPTAAPRAERQPVGTLTAPSREL from the coding sequence GTGCTGCGTACATCCCAGGAGCGCGATCCGTCGCTGCCCCGCCCCGCCGTCCTCGGGATCCCCCGAGCCCTGATCTGGGGCTACTTCGGCGTCCTGCTCTTCATGATCGGCGACGGCGTGGAGACCAGCTATCTGCCCACGTACCTCAAGACCGACCTCGGCTTCGCGGAGGCGAGCGTCGGCATCATCTTCACGGTCTACGGAGTCACCGCCGCGATCGGCGCCTTCCTGGCCGGCGGCCTCTGCGACCTGTGGGGACCGCGCCGGGTGATGATGACCGGCGCCGCCTGCTGGGCGGTCTGCCATGCGCTGCTGCTCGCGGTCGCCATCCCCACGCACGCGTACTGGCTGATCCTCCTCACCTACGGCCTGCGCGGATTCGGCTATCCCCTGTTCGCCTACGGATTCATGGTCTGGATCATGGCGGGCGCCCCGGAACGCCAGCTCGGCAAGGCGCTCGGCTGGTTCTGGTTCTGCTTCACCATGGGCTATCCCGTCATCGGCTCCGTCCTGGTCTCGCTCCTCAAGCCCACGATCGGCTTCTACCGCACGCTGTGGGTGTCCCTGGCGATGATCGTCGCGGGCGCCCTGGTCGTCCTGTTCCTCCTGCGCGAACGCACCGGATTCCAGGGCCTGTCCAAGAGCCGGGAGCGCGTCAGCCTGCCGCGCACCTTCCTGGGCTGTTTCACCGTCATGTTCACCGAGCCGCGCGTCGGCATGGGTGCGGTGGTCCGGCTCATCAACACCACCTCGCAGTTCGGCGTGTGGGTCTTCATCCCGCTCTTCCTCATCGACCGGATCGGCTTCAGCGCGCAGGAGTGGGCCTCCCTGCTGATCGTGATGATGGTCAGCAACCTCGCCTGTGTCGTCCTCTTCGGGGCGCTCGGCGACCGGTGGAGCCGGCGCAAGACCGTCGCCTGGCTCGGTGGCGTGGTCTCGGCGGTCGCCTGCCTGGCCCTCTACTACGTGCCCGAAGCCGCGGGCCACGACTACCCGCTCGTCGCCCTCGCCGCCGGTGCACTCGGCGTCGGCATGGCCGGCTACGTCCCCCTGCCGCCCCTGATGACCGCGCAGGACCCCCAGCGCAAGGGCCAGATCATGTCGGCGTACACCCTGGGCGCCGGCGCCAGCATGGCCTTCGGCCCGCTCCTCGGCACGGTCTTCACCGGCGTGATCGGCATCGGGGGCGTCATGTGGATCTACGCGGCCCTGCATCTGCTCAGCACCGTCCTGGTCCTGCTCATGAAGACGCCCGAGGCACGACCGGCAGCGGTCGCCGCCCCCACCGCCGCCCCTCGGGCCGAGCGGCAGCCGGTCGGAACGTTGACAGCGCCCTCCCGGGAGCTTTAA